Proteins encoded within one genomic window of Candidatus Cloacimonadota bacterium:
- the purM gene encoding phosphoribosylformylglycinamidine cyclo-ligase, translated as MINYKKAGVDIKAGDAASKIAYAFAKSTFASRKGMIGEPLVEDGSFAGLIDMGDFYLVQGDDGVGTKMEIAEKIGKYDTMGFDLLAMVADDAVCLGAETISITNTLDTNKVDAKIVEELMSGLAKACQQQKIIIPGGEIAEVGKSVNGNVWNATAVGILEKDKVITGKDIKVGDKIIALQEKGFRSNGFSLVRYIIENKLGKDAYLQKSPFGISWGEALLEPSTIYSGQLLEILGRFGEERKIKIKGIAHITGGGIPGNFNRILKATGLGAYFDNLIEPSEMVKAIQKMGEVAEDEAYRTWNMGNGMMIVVSPQDTKKVLEHLQIKSQVVGEIIEEKQIIIESCGAYSQDLKFDI; from the coding sequence ATGATTAACTATAAAAAAGCCGGAGTTGACATAAAAGCTGGTGACGCTGCTTCCAAAATTGCTTATGCTTTTGCCAAATCTACATTTGCTTCCCGCAAAGGAATGATCGGTGAACCGTTAGTGGAAGATGGCTCTTTTGCCGGACTCATCGATATGGGAGATTTTTATCTGGTTCAGGGCGATGACGGAGTTGGAACCAAGATGGAGATCGCTGAGAAAATAGGTAAGTATGATACGATGGGTTTTGATCTGCTGGCTATGGTTGCCGACGACGCAGTTTGCCTGGGCGCTGAAACGATTTCCATCACAAACACGCTGGATACAAATAAAGTCGATGCGAAAATTGTGGAAGAATTGATGAGTGGATTGGCAAAGGCTTGCCAGCAACAGAAGATAATTATTCCGGGTGGTGAGATTGCCGAAGTGGGAAAATCGGTAAATGGCAACGTGTGGAATGCAACAGCAGTTGGAATTCTGGAAAAAGATAAAGTTATTACCGGTAAAGACATTAAGGTTGGAGATAAGATCATAGCTCTCCAGGAAAAAGGTTTTCGTTCCAACGGTTTTTCCCTGGTAAGATATATTATTGAAAACAAACTTGGTAAAGATGCTTATCTGCAAAAATCTCCTTTTGGAATAAGTTGGGGAGAAGCATTACTTGAACCTTCCACCATTTATTCCGGCCAACTTCTGGAAATTCTCGGTCGCTTTGGAGAAGAACGAAAAATCAAGATCAAAGGAATTGCTCATATTACCGGCGGTGGCATTCCCGGGAATTTCAATAGAATTTTAAAAGCAACAGGCCTGGGAGCATATTTCGATAATTTGATCGAACCTTCCGAAATGGTGAAAGCCATCCAGAAAATGGGAGAAGTTGCAGAAGATGAAGCCTACAGAACCTGGAATATGGGAAATGGCATGATGATTGTTGTTTCTCCCCAAGACACAAAAAAAGTTCTTGAACATTTGCAGATAAAATCTCAAGTGGTAGGCGAGATAATAGAAGAGAAGCAGATAATAATCGAATCCTGTGGAGCATACTCGCAGGATTTAAAATTTGATATTTAA
- a CDS encoding IMP dehydrogenase, with product MAKKIINEPSRTLMEYRLLPGLSTAQTAPDNISLRTPLVYSKNNEKKFYLNIPLVSAAMQSVSGAKMGIELAKLGGAAFIYSSQTVQSQADMIRKIKNHKAGFVKPKAVKPDMTIEEMYHIRKSTGHSTFPVVDGDDKFLGLISKWDYDISLHSNYKIADRMITKENIEVGINISDLKEANNILLESHKSVLPILDEDGRLLYLVFRKDINDHLNNPLEVHDEKKRLLSVASINTHDYEERVPELVEAEVDVIAIDSSDGFTVYQKETIDWIKNRYPQIPIIAGNVITQAGFGYLVDAGAAAIKVGMGGGSICITQEQKGTGRGLATTIVDVVKARDDFFKETGKYIPVIADGGVTSTKDITIALALGADYVMMGRYFARMEESPTEKIVVNNRVMKPYWGEGSARARDWKDKRYNQSKFVEGVEGLVEYAGHLRDNLDETLSKIKSSMGTCGAANLQEFHEKAVLELVSALSIREGKAHDIYLSAESNESSEDVKIEN from the coding sequence ATGGCAAAGAAGATCATAAATGAGCCATCCCGAACTTTGATGGAATATCGCTTGCTTCCGGGGCTCAGTACCGCGCAAACTGCACCAGATAACATTTCATTGCGAACTCCGCTGGTATATTCCAAAAATAATGAAAAGAAATTCTATTTAAATATTCCCCTGGTTTCAGCAGCCATGCAATCTGTATCCGGGGCAAAAATGGGAATTGAGCTGGCAAAATTGGGTGGAGCTGCTTTTATCTACAGTTCTCAAACCGTTCAATCTCAAGCAGACATGATCAGGAAAATCAAAAATCATAAAGCAGGGTTTGTAAAACCAAAAGCTGTGAAGCCTGATATGACTATTGAGGAAATGTATCACATTCGCAAATCTACCGGGCATTCTACTTTTCCTGTGGTAGATGGAGACGATAAATTCCTGGGTCTTATTTCCAAATGGGATTATGATATTTCTCTTCATTCCAATTACAAAATTGCTGACAGGATGATTACAAAAGAAAACATTGAAGTTGGTATCAATATTTCCGATCTGAAAGAAGCGAATAATATTTTATTGGAAAGTCATAAATCTGTTCTTCCCATTCTGGATGAAGATGGAAGACTGCTTTATCTTGTTTTCCGAAAAGACATTAATGATCATCTTAACAATCCTCTGGAAGTTCATGATGAAAAGAAACGCCTGCTGTCAGTTGCCTCCATCAATACTCACGATTATGAAGAGCGAGTTCCTGAATTGGTGGAAGCTGAAGTCGATGTGATTGCGATCGATTCTTCTGATGGATTCACAGTTTATCAAAAAGAAACTATAGATTGGATTAAGAACAGATATCCACAAATTCCGATAATTGCCGGCAATGTGATCACACAAGCTGGATTTGGTTATTTAGTGGATGCTGGAGCGGCAGCGATCAAAGTTGGAATGGGTGGCGGTTCGATCTGCATAACTCAGGAACAGAAAGGAACAGGACGCGGGTTGGCAACTACTATTGTGGATGTTGTGAAAGCTCGAGATGACTTTTTTAAAGAAACCGGAAAATACATTCCTGTGATCGCAGATGGTGGCGTTACGAGTACAAAAGACATCACAATCGCTCTGGCTTTGGGAGCAGATTATGTGATGATGGGAAGGTATTTTGCCAGGATGGAAGAATCGCCCACCGAGAAAATTGTTGTGAATAATCGCGTGATGAAACCGTATTGGGGCGAAGGCTCTGCCCGGGCCAGAGATTGGAAGGATAAACGCTATAACCAATCCAAATTTGTGGAAGGCGTGGAAGGTTTGGTGGAATATGCCGGACACCTGCGAGATAATCTGGATGAAACTCTTTCCAAAATAAAATCATCAATGGGAACCTGTGGAGCTGCAAATCTACAAGAATTCCATGAGAAAGCAGTTCTGGAACTGGTTTCTGCACTTTCTATTCGAGAAGGCAAAGCCCACGATATCTATTTAAGTGCCGAATCAAATGAAAGCAGCGAAGACGTTAAGATTGAAAATTGA
- a CDS encoding aminotransferase class V-fold PLP-dependent enzyme produces the protein MKAKELIKNLEWLRKDIIGRNKMFETPFGEKPLVYADYTASGRCLYSIENYMMHIMQYYANTHTEDDFTGKTMTELLHDAEKNIKKLVNAGKHGKIIFTESGTTGGITRLQQILGVYWPPATREKINLFLNSCLERDSSRTGCNKELKDFIKNHKPIVFVGPYEHHSNEIMWRQTLCDVVEVPMNENEEIDLDALEKMVSDPQYDHRPKIGSFSAASNVSGLKTPVYEVAKILHRNGAIACFDFAACAPYIEIDMNRDAESYFDAIYLSPHKFLGGPGSSGILIFNENIYPKQLPPTVAAGGTVDYVSPEGEEYIHDIETREKPGTPGILQAIKTSLAFQVKEKVGLEAIEKIENYYYSNFKKAFECEDKILFYGPQEVEKKVPIIPFNIVHGDRILHSKFVTRLLNDLFGIQTRAGCSCAGPYGHKLMHIEMQTSNYYRCMITNVGYSGIKPGWVRLNLHYALSEDEFEYIIEAIKFAVKYAHRFIPQYVFDMKAGDWKHMAAGDDEKPIELDIEKVFEAKKFKQKEPNDIEKIYKKNIRKAIEMAEILPDEFEKVKFEPELEELIFFHVKNIINYKKYEGKQYV, from the coding sequence ATGAAAGCAAAAGAACTGATCAAAAATCTGGAATGGCTGAGAAAGGATATTATCGGTCGTAACAAAATGTTTGAAACTCCTTTTGGTGAAAAGCCGTTAGTTTATGCCGATTACACTGCCAGCGGACGCTGTTTGTATTCCATCGAAAACTATATGATGCACATTATGCAGTATTATGCCAACACACATACCGAAGATGATTTCACCGGCAAAACCATGACTGAACTTTTGCACGATGCCGAGAAAAACATCAAGAAATTGGTGAATGCAGGAAAACACGGAAAAATCATTTTTACAGAATCGGGCACAACCGGCGGTATTACAAGATTGCAGCAGATTTTAGGTGTTTACTGGCCTCCGGCAACTCGCGAAAAAATAAATCTATTTCTGAATAGCTGCTTGGAACGTGATTCTTCCAGAACTGGATGCAACAAGGAATTGAAAGATTTCATTAAGAATCATAAACCGATAGTTTTTGTGGGGCCATACGAACATCATTCCAATGAGATTATGTGGCGACAAACTCTCTGTGATGTAGTGGAAGTGCCTATGAATGAGAACGAAGAGATCGATCTGGATGCTTTGGAAAAGATGGTTTCAGATCCCCAATATGATCATCGCCCCAAGATCGGTTCTTTCTCTGCCGCTTCCAATGTTTCAGGATTAAAAACTCCTGTTTACGAAGTTGCTAAGATATTGCATAGAAACGGAGCAATCGCCTGTTTTGATTTTGCTGCTTGTGCACCTTATATAGAGATTGATATGAATCGAGACGCAGAAAGTTATTTTGATGCAATCTACCTTTCTCCGCACAAGTTTCTGGGCGGACCGGGAAGTTCGGGAATTCTGATCTTCAATGAAAATATTTATCCGAAACAACTTCCTCCCACCGTCGCTGCTGGTGGAACGGTAGATTACGTTTCTCCAGAAGGCGAAGAGTATATTCACGACATCGAAACCCGAGAAAAACCAGGAACACCGGGAATTTTGCAGGCTATCAAGACTTCACTCGCATTCCAGGTTAAAGAAAAAGTTGGGCTGGAAGCGATAGAGAAAATTGAAAACTATTATTATTCCAATTTCAAAAAAGCTTTTGAATGTGAAGATAAGATTCTTTTTTACGGACCTCAGGAGGTGGAAAAGAAGGTGCCTATAATTCCCTTCAACATCGTGCATGGCGACAGAATCCTGCATTCCAAATTTGTAACACGACTTCTGAATGATCTGTTTGGAATTCAGACTCGAGCCGGCTGTTCCTGCGCCGGACCATACGGACATAAACTTATGCACATCGAAATGCAGACGTCAAATTATTATCGCTGCATGATAACAAATGTCGGATATTCAGGAATCAAACCCGGTTGGGTTCGTTTGAACTTGCATTATGCCTTGTCTGAAGATGAATTTGAATACATAATCGAAGCTATAAAATTTGCCGTTAAATATGCCCATCGCTTCATTCCGCAATATGTTTTTGATATGAAAGCCGGTGATTGGAAACACATGGCTGCAGGCGATGATGAAAAACCGATAGAACTCGATATTGAGAAAGTTTTTGAAGCAAAAAAGTTCAAACAAAAAGAACCTAATGATATTGAAAAAATATATAAAAAAAATATCAGGAAAGCAATCGAAATGGCAGAAATTCTTCCTGATGAATTTGAAAAAGTAAAATTTGAACCTGAGTTGGAAGAACTTATTTTCTTCCATGTAAAAAATATTATAAATTATAAAAAATATGAAGGAAAACAATATGTGTAA
- a CDS encoding T9SS type A sorting domain-containing protein: MKRCIILVFLLIFTVALIAENGLTNYLPAGNDIKGKPAKTISKEDYDRNFEKDHNETNREGWVLVDSLDLEAILNNGDLLGARFDHISSQINVVSNFLDLLTSDALAALEKSPKWLRPALQNKFTQLDTDTQNELAAVINNSYDPHIDEIAFAIAHSSVQFLSSDFCYPELFDYNAMLLFVADLNLDFVQIVDYGTSTTDENYYSTAKYWKIDENGDTVEFEIPKEIYYMYIVHPKITDAISSYVDPEIVEDNNTHQNNIVAPPVGRFWRDFLFNQADMNYPVLRDELSGISVLWDESGGTTDTAINKVTNWINASMSFTSNYERPHQPVRIYRKHFGRCGEYADLTSAAARSALIPCSSVLSYSGDHTWNEFWNEGWIMWEPVNGYINIPLVYENGWGKVFGSVFEIRSDGLLLPVTDRYSEEHATITVYAEDINGNPIDGAKIILKITDPGLVYDNFGYTDEDGKYVFIVGEGRSFYARMESSIGDDPVNPDEYSLLIDNTINGEEYEYVFIADGEMPNIEYTQIPTPADPEQDYQMVFEYDVLKQIIHGDFIFDDIDDTEFYAAKDGGVVNFFMTDDLYYQIYTMGGNFETFNEILEMQSGSASFDVPTNESWYGFWDNFNNLNNPVWLSGSVKLYEYDNSSAGNDLPDNQKISLSNFPNPFNPTTTISFNVTQTSSFATIAIYNLKGQKIRTFSNLQINQSSDQQIVWNGTDDNDQPVSSGIYFVSLKTGNDTITKKMILMK, from the coding sequence ATGAAACGTTGTATTATTTTGGTTTTTTTATTGATTTTTACAGTAGCATTAATCGCAGAAAATGGGCTTACAAATTATCTTCCCGCAGGGAATGATATTAAGGGAAAACCTGCCAAAACAATTTCCAAGGAAGATTATGATCGGAATTTTGAAAAGGATCATAACGAAACAAATCGTGAAGGCTGGGTATTAGTTGATTCTCTTGATCTGGAAGCGATTTTGAATAATGGTGATCTTCTGGGTGCCAGATTTGATCACATTTCAAGTCAGATCAATGTTGTTTCGAACTTTCTGGATCTTTTAACCTCGGATGCTCTGGCAGCTTTGGAAAAGAGTCCCAAATGGCTGAGGCCGGCTTTACAGAATAAATTTACTCAATTAGATACAGATACACAGAATGAACTTGCAGCAGTAATCAACAATTCTTATGATCCCCATATTGATGAGATAGCATTTGCAATCGCTCATTCATCAGTTCAGTTTCTCAGTTCCGATTTTTGTTATCCTGAATTATTCGATTATAATGCAATGCTGCTTTTTGTGGCCGATCTGAATCTGGATTTTGTACAAATTGTTGATTATGGAACATCGACAACAGATGAAAACTATTATTCAACGGCTAAATATTGGAAAATCGATGAAAATGGTGATACGGTCGAATTTGAAATTCCCAAAGAAATTTACTACATGTATATCGTTCATCCCAAAATAACGGATGCGATATCATCATATGTCGATCCTGAAATAGTGGAAGATAATAACACGCATCAAAATAATATTGTAGCACCTCCAGTTGGCAGATTCTGGCGAGATTTTTTGTTTAATCAGGCTGATATGAATTATCCAGTTCTGCGAGATGAACTTTCCGGAATTTCTGTTTTATGGGATGAATCCGGCGGAACAACTGATACTGCTATAAATAAAGTAACAAATTGGATAAATGCATCCATGAGTTTCACTTCCAATTATGAACGTCCGCATCAACCCGTCAGGATTTATCGTAAGCATTTTGGAAGATGTGGTGAATATGCCGATCTCACTTCAGCTGCTGCGCGCTCTGCATTAATTCCCTGCTCAAGTGTTCTCAGCTATTCTGGAGATCATACCTGGAACGAATTTTGGAACGAAGGCTGGATCATGTGGGAACCTGTAAATGGCTATATCAATATTCCACTGGTTTATGAAAACGGCTGGGGCAAGGTTTTCGGTTCGGTATTCGAAATTCGCAGTGATGGTCTGCTTTTGCCGGTTACAGACAGATATTCAGAAGAACATGCTACGATAACTGTTTATGCCGAAGATATTAACGGCAATCCTATTGATGGTGCAAAGATAATATTGAAAATAACTGATCCCGGCTTAGTTTATGATAACTTTGGTTATACCGATGAAGATGGAAAATATGTTTTCATCGTCGGAGAAGGAAGATCATTTTATGCCAGAATGGAATCTTCCATTGGAGATGATCCTGTAAATCCAGATGAATACAGTTTATTGATCGATAATACGATAAACGGTGAAGAATATGAATATGTGTTTATCGCAGATGGTGAAATGCCGAATATCGAATATACACAAATTCCGACTCCTGCTGATCCTGAACAAGATTATCAAATGGTATTTGAATACGATGTATTAAAACAGATAATTCATGGAGATTTCATTTTTGATGATATAGATGATACAGAGTTTTATGCAGCAAAAGATGGTGGTGTTGTCAACTTCTTTATGACCGATGATCTTTATTATCAAATTTATACAATGGGTGGAAATTTCGAAACGTTCAATGAAATTTTAGAGATGCAGTCTGGTTCAGCTTCTTTTGATGTTCCAACAAATGAAAGCTGGTATGGATTCTGGGATAATTTTAATAATCTGAATAATCCAGTCTGGCTTTCCGGTTCAGTTAAGCTTTATGAATACGATAATTCTTCAGCCGGGAATGATCTTCCTGATAATCAAAAAATATCACTTTCCAACTTTCCCAATCCATTCAATCCTACTACGACAATCAGCTTTAATGTAACGCAAACTTCCTCGTTTGCCACCATCGCAATCTATAACCTGAAAGGACAAAAAATCAGAACCTTTTCAAATCTTCAAATCAATCAATCGTCAGATCAGCAAATCGTTTGGAACGGAACTGATGATAACGACCAACCTGTTTCCAGCGGAATCTATTTTGTAAGCTTGAAAACAGGAAATGATACAATTACAAAAAAAATGATTTTAATGAAATAA
- a CDS encoding RidA family protein, translated as MKKTISTQNAPQAVGPYSQAVWAGDLLFISGQIPINPETGKFVSDDVKEQTKQVFKNIGAILKKAGLSYENIVKATVYLADMNDFAAMNEVYASYFTKDFPARAAFEVVKLPLGAKVEIEAIAVK; from the coding sequence ATGAAAAAAACAATCTCAACCCAAAACGCTCCGCAGGCTGTGGGACCTTATTCTCAGGCTGTGTGGGCTGGTGATCTGCTCTTCATTTCCGGGCAGATTCCTATCAATCCTGAAACTGGTAAATTTGTATCTGATGATGTGAAGGAACAAACCAAACAGGTTTTCAAAAATATCGGAGCAATCTTGAAAAAAGCTGGGTTAAGTTACGAAAACATTGTAAAAGCGACTGTTTATCTGGCAGATATGAATGATTTTGCCGCCATGAACGAAGTTTATGCATCCTACTTTACAAAAGATTTTCCTGCTCGTGCTGCTTTTGAAGTCGTTAAACTTCCCTTAGGTGCTAAAGTTGAAATTGAAGCGATAGCAGTGAAATGA
- a CDS encoding phosphoribosylformylglycinamidine synthase subunit PurQ — translation MKKVKALIITGFGINCEEEMAAAYKLAGADTIICHLNDVFAGKISIQDFDVLNFPGGFAFGDDLGSGKVLSNKMKFKKMADGHQFMAEIKKFLDDGKFILGVCNGFQFLVKMGLLPDVSGSWQQEVTLTRNNSAKFEDRWVYCKVNPENKTPFLHGIDILPVPVRHGEGKLIIKDGKIEKAIMEKDLNCLNYCDADGNVTDEYPLNPNGSALNCAGLTNDTGQVFGLMPHPEAFLSLYNHPNWGQIKRNNPDISEDGEGLKIFRNIVEYIESNF, via the coding sequence ATGAAAAAAGTTAAAGCGTTAATAATAACAGGTTTTGGAATAAATTGCGAAGAGGAGATGGCAGCAGCCTATAAACTGGCTGGAGCGGATACCATAATTTGCCATTTGAACGATGTCTTTGCAGGAAAGATCAGCATTCAGGATTTTGATGTTTTGAATTTTCCGGGTGGATTTGCTTTCGGTGATGATCTGGGTTCGGGAAAAGTTCTCTCCAATAAAATGAAATTCAAGAAAATGGCAGATGGACATCAATTCATGGCTGAGATCAAAAAGTTCCTGGATGATGGGAAATTCATTCTGGGTGTTTGTAACGGATTCCAATTTCTGGTAAAGATGGGACTTCTGCCCGATGTATCAGGAAGCTGGCAGCAGGAGGTAACTCTTACAAGGAATAATTCTGCTAAGTTTGAAGATCGCTGGGTTTACTGCAAAGTTAATCCTGAAAACAAAACTCCGTTTTTGCATGGAATTGATATTCTACCCGTTCCGGTGCGGCATGGTGAAGGAAAACTGATCATTAAAGATGGAAAAATCGAAAAAGCAATCATGGAGAAAGATTTGAACTGCTTGAATTATTGCGATGCGGATGGAAACGTAACTGATGAATATCCGCTTAATCCCAATGGTTCCGCTTTGAATTGTGCCGGATTGACCAACGACACTGGACAGGTTTTTGGTCTGATGCCGCATCCCGAAGCTTTTTTGAGTTTATATAATCATCCCAACTGGGGACAAATAAAGAGAAATAATCCCGATATCAGTGAAGATGGGGAAGGGTTGAAGATATTCAGGAATATTGTGGAATATATTGAGAGCAACTTTTAA
- a CDS encoding phosphoribosylformylglycinamidine synthase encodes MKNQIQLVLKERIRDVQGEQVQNAAKAFLNIDTGKVKTGKIFNVMHDLPKQDIEKFANLGLKDEIIHDVYINSFYQNDRFKTFVLAAKMPGVTDDEGVSAQKTLNDILDINLDVNTQHIYTEDIYLFENDLNNTELKELAEKQLGNKLIHHFEFGKFTGRIDYVPEVKIASDEQVKIIDLNVSDEELMKLSKDMLLSLNLEEMKAIQAHFTDGKVKTYRKEKELPENPTDCELEVLAQTWSEHCKHKEFAATIDYENKVTGEKLKIDSLFKTYIRRSTEIVRERLEKSGNNWLLKIFTDNAGVVKIDDENVFVWKVETHNSPSAIDPYGGAITGILGNNRDPLGTGIGGGKLLFNTNVLCFGSPYYDKELLPGQLHPRRIMEGVRHGIEDGGNKSGIPTVNGSIIFDDRYSGKPLVYCGTGGVMPYKLNGMNSWLKPIAAGDLIIMAGGRVGKDGIHGATFSSAEIDEHSPQSAVQIGSPITQKLVSDFMQEAVQQGLIKCSTDNGAGGLSSSVGELATISGGAVVNLEKVPLKYANLKPWEIFISESQERMTFVVTDDNKEELFALAKEREVELSEIGNFTDDGFIDVRFDGKSVAYLDMDFLHDGVPRKYMEAVWEKPDLHEPQLPKNLDYNEILERLMGSLNICSRENVIRQYDHEVKGKTTIKPLMGPAGKAPQDAAVMRINFDNFTGIAVSNGILPRYSDIDAYQMSAGAFDEAIRQIIAVGGKLPDPEDKTNRFWTVNDNFCVPDSAYDPVTNPDGKLKLAKLVQMNQALFDMSTFYNIPMTSGKDSMKNDFKAGDIKISVPPTILYSMVAKVDDVRQTVTSDFKAEGDLIYQIGTTYNEIGASEFYRLFDELGENVPIVRKDDAKRIYEKVMQANEQNLIESNHDISDGGLAVALTESAFGGGFGAEINLDIFSELDLNAILFSESHSRFICSIKPENKNKFEELFENEATLLGKVTSEEKMIMKYRNKEVIYIEMNKLRTAWERGLM; translated from the coding sequence TTGAAAAATCAGATTCAATTAGTTTTAAAAGAAAGAATAAGAGATGTACAGGGAGAGCAGGTGCAAAATGCTGCAAAAGCTTTCCTGAACATCGATACTGGAAAAGTGAAAACCGGCAAGATCTTCAACGTGATGCACGATCTTCCCAAGCAAGATATTGAAAAGTTCGCTAATCTTGGTCTGAAAGATGAGATCATTCACGATGTTTACATCAATTCGTTTTATCAGAATGATCGTTTCAAAACGTTTGTTCTGGCTGCAAAGATGCCCGGCGTAACCGATGATGAAGGAGTGTCAGCTCAGAAAACTTTGAACGATATCCTCGATATTAATCTGGATGTAAATACTCAGCATATTTACACAGAAGATATCTATTTATTTGAAAACGATTTAAATAACACAGAATTAAAGGAACTTGCCGAAAAGCAACTTGGCAATAAACTCATTCATCATTTTGAATTTGGTAAATTTACGGGTAGGATAGATTATGTTCCGGAAGTGAAGATTGCTTCCGATGAGCAGGTAAAGATCATTGATCTTAACGTTTCTGATGAAGAACTGATGAAACTTTCCAAAGATATGTTACTTTCATTAAATTTGGAAGAGATGAAAGCGATCCAGGCTCATTTTACAGATGGGAAAGTGAAAACATATCGAAAGGAAAAAGAACTGCCTGAAAACCCCACCGATTGCGAACTGGAAGTGCTGGCACAAACCTGGAGTGAACATTGCAAACACAAAGAATTTGCCGCTACCATAGATTATGAAAACAAAGTAACTGGAGAAAAATTAAAGATCGATTCCCTGTTTAAAACTTATATTCGCAGATCAACCGAAATAGTGAGGGAAAGATTAGAAAAATCAGGAAATAACTGGCTACTCAAGATATTTACCGATAATGCCGGCGTTGTGAAAATTGATGATGAAAACGTTTTCGTTTGGAAAGTGGAAACCCACAATTCGCCTTCTGCCATCGATCCCTACGGCGGAGCGATCACCGGCATTCTGGGCAATAACCGTGATCCGCTGGGAACAGGCATCGGCGGTGGAAAGTTGCTTTTTAATACAAATGTACTTTGTTTTGGTTCTCCATATTACGATAAAGAATTGCTTCCCGGTCAATTGCATCCTCGCAGAATTATGGAAGGCGTGCGGCACGGCATAGAAGATGGCGGCAATAAATCTGGCATTCCCACTGTGAACGGCTCGATCATTTTTGATGATCGCTACAGCGGCAAGCCGCTGGTTTATTGCGGTACTGGCGGAGTGATGCCCTACAAATTAAATGGCATGAATTCCTGGCTTAAACCGATCGCTGCCGGAGATTTGATCATCATGGCTGGTGGCCGCGTGGGCAAAGACGGAATTCATGGTGCTACCTTTTCTTCAGCCGAGATCGATGAGCATTCACCGCAATCAGCCGTTCAGATCGGCAGTCCCATTACTCAGAAGCTGGTAAGTGATTTCATGCAGGAAGCCGTGCAGCAGGGTTTGATAAAATGTTCTACAGATAATGGTGCCGGGGGACTTTCTTCATCTGTAGGAGAACTTGCTACAATTTCCGGTGGTGCAGTTGTAAATCTGGAAAAAGTTCCCCTGAAATATGCGAATCTAAAACCCTGGGAGATCTTTATTTCCGAATCTCAGGAACGGATGACTTTTGTGGTTACTGATGATAATAAAGAAGAACTCTTTGCATTGGCAAAAGAGCGTGAAGTGGAACTTTCCGAAATTGGTAATTTCACAGATGATGGCTTTATCGATGTACGTTTTGATGGGAAATCAGTTGCTTATCTGGATATGGATTTCCTGCATGATGGAGTTCCCAGAAAATATATGGAAGCCGTCTGGGAAAAACCTGATTTGCATGAGCCACAACTTCCAAAAAATCTGGATTACAACGAAATCCTGGAAAGATTGATGGGCAGCTTGAATATCTGTTCCCGGGAAAATGTGATCCGGCAATACGATCATGAAGTGAAGGGCAAAACAACGATCAAACCTTTGATGGGACCGGCAGGAAAAGCTCCGCAGGACGCAGCTGTGATGAGAATAAATTTTGATAACTTTACAGGAATTGCTGTTTCCAATGGCATTCTACCCCGCTACAGCGATATAGATGCTTATCAGATGAGTGCCGGAGCTTTTGATGAAGCGATCCGGCAGATAATTGCAGTGGGTGGAAAACTGCCCGATCCGGAAGATAAAACTAATCGTTTCTGGACGGTTAACGATAACTTCTGCGTTCCCGATTCTGCTTACGATCCTGTTACAAATCCCGATGGCAAATTGAAGCTGGCAAAACTGGTACAGATGAACCAGGCACTTTTCGATATGTCCACCTTCTATAATATTCCCATGACTTCCGGCAAGGATAGCATGAAGAATGATTTCAAAGCCGGTGACATTAAGATTTCCGTACCGCCCACAATTCTCTATTCAATGGTGGCAAAAGTGGATGATGTTCGCCAAACCGTGACCAGCGATTTCAAAGCGGAAGGAGATTTGATCTATCAGATCGGAACAACTTATAACGAAATTGGTGCTTCCGAGTTTTATCGCCTGTTCGATGAACTGGGTGAAAACGTTCCGATAGTTAGAAAGGATGATGCTAAACGAATTTATGAAAAAGTGATGCAAGCAAATGAGCAGAATCTGATCGAATCTAACCATGACATCTCGGATGGCGGATTGGCTGTAGCTCTTACAGAATCTGCCTTTGGAGGTGGTTTCGGAGCAGAAATCAATTTGGATATATTTTCTGAACTGGATTTAAACGCTATACTTTTCTCTGAGTCGCATTCCCGATTTATCTGCAGTATAAAACCTGAAAATAAAAACAAATTTGAAGAACTTTTCGAAAATGAAGCGACTCTTTTGGGAAAAGTAACAAGCGAAGAAAAAATGATAATGAAATACAGAAACAAAGAAGTTATTTATATAGAAATGAATAAACTAAGAACAGCTTGGGAAAGAGGACTTATGTAA